One region of Actinomycetota bacterium genomic DNA includes:
- a CDS encoding elongation factor G translates to MVPERIRNVALVGHGGSGKTSLAEALLFTAGETTRLGRTEDGNTVTDFEPEEIERKLSLGLSLASFPWKGYKITLIDTPGYADFVGDARSALRAADLAVFVVSGVDGVEVQTEAMWHLAGEEGLPRIIFINKLDRERSSFSRTLDDLRETFGKGVAPVQVPIGAEAELGGLVRVVSNTAVTYAEGNPKGTATQAPESMKDTMSQMHTALVESVVETDDELLEAYFEGVEPDRATIVEVTRRGILTGDIQPVLCGSSTRLIGIDTLAEFLTEFGPSPLERPPVPLEGGGNLAIVADGEPVAYVFKTTSDPYVGRISLLRVFSGTVHADDHLVTSSGERVRMHNLFFMQGKEHKDASELVTGDIAAVAKIENLRGGETLHTSGTNITIARVDMPKPVMSLVVSPQSAQDEEKLSTALARVVEEDPTLLVERRSETKETVLSGLGDTHLDVTIARLSRKFGVKVDTSIPKVPYRETIGAKAEAEGKHKKQSGGRGQFGVAFLRFEPLPRGAGYEFVNAIKGGSIPRQYIPAVDKGVREGLERGILAGYPVTDVKATVYDGKYHSVDSDELSFRMAGIMAVKAAAPNLRPTLLEPIVRANIRVPEDYMGDIIGDLNAKRGRVLGMDSEGHIRIVTAEVPLAEMQRYAIDLRSMTGGRGSFEMTFDHYEEVPRQEAQKIIASAQTEEA, encoded by the coding sequence GTGGTCCCGGAGAGAATCAGGAACGTTGCATTGGTTGGTCACGGCGGGAGCGGAAAGACCTCCCTTGCAGAAGCGCTCCTCTTCACGGCCGGAGAGACGACACGACTCGGCCGGACCGAAGATGGCAACACCGTCACGGACTTCGAGCCCGAGGAGATCGAGCGAAAGCTCTCCCTCGGGCTTTCTCTTGCCTCCTTCCCCTGGAAGGGCTACAAGATCACACTGATCGACACCCCCGGGTACGCCGACTTCGTCGGGGACGCACGTTCGGCGTTGCGCGCAGCGGACCTCGCGGTGTTCGTCGTCTCCGGAGTCGATGGTGTCGAGGTCCAGACAGAGGCGATGTGGCACCTGGCGGGCGAGGAAGGTCTCCCCCGCATCATCTTCATCAACAAACTCGACAGGGAACGTTCTTCGTTTTCGCGCACACTCGACGATCTTCGCGAAACCTTCGGGAAGGGCGTCGCACCCGTACAGGTTCCCATCGGCGCAGAAGCCGAACTCGGCGGCCTCGTGCGAGTCGTCTCCAACACCGCCGTGACCTACGCGGAGGGAAATCCCAAGGGTACCGCCACACAGGCGCCCGAATCGATGAAAGACACGATGTCGCAGATGCACACGGCGCTCGTCGAATCGGTCGTAGAGACCGATGATGAATTGCTGGAGGCCTACTTCGAAGGCGTTGAACCGGACCGCGCAACGATCGTGGAAGTCACTCGGCGGGGCATCCTCACAGGTGACATCCAACCCGTGCTCTGCGGATCGTCGACCCGTCTCATCGGCATCGACACGCTCGCGGAGTTCCTCACCGAGTTCGGACCGAGTCCCCTCGAGCGTCCACCGGTTCCCCTCGAAGGAGGCGGCAATCTCGCCATCGTCGCGGACGGAGAACCTGTGGCGTACGTCTTCAAGACCACGTCCGATCCGTATGTGGGACGTATCTCTCTCCTCCGGGTCTTCTCAGGCACCGTCCATGCCGACGATCACCTCGTGACCTCCTCGGGCGAGCGGGTGCGAATGCACAACCTGTTCTTCATGCAGGGCAAAGAGCACAAGGACGCATCCGAACTCGTCACCGGAGATATCGCAGCCGTCGCCAAGATCGAGAATCTCAGGGGCGGCGAGACGTTGCACACGTCCGGCACGAACATCACCATTGCGCGAGTCGACATGCCGAAACCGGTCATGAGCCTCGTCGTCTCGCCGCAATCGGCTCAGGACGAGGAAAAACTCTCGACCGCGTTGGCACGCGTCGTCGAGGAAGACCCGACCCTGTTGGTCGAGCGACGCTCCGAGACCAAGGAAACGGTCCTGTCCGGTCTCGGCGACACCCATTTGGATGTCACCATCGCCCGACTTTCGCGCAAATTCGGGGTCAAGGTCGACACGTCGATCCCAAAGGTCCCCTATCGAGAGACAATCGGCGCCAAGGCGGAGGCAGAGGGAAAGCACAAGAAGCAGAGCGGTGGGAGAGGCCAGTTCGGTGTGGCTTTCCTACGCTTCGAGCCACTGCCCCGAGGTGCCGGCTACGAGTTCGTCAACGCGATCAAGGGCGGGTCCATCCCCCGCCAGTACATTCCGGCAGTCGACAAAGGCGTACGAGAGGGACTCGAACGGGGCATCCTCGCGGGGTATCCGGTCACCGATGTCAAGGCAACCGTCTACGACGGAAAATACCACTCCGTCGACTCGGATGAGCTGTCCTTCAGGATGGCGGGGATCATGGCCGTGAAGGCCGCTGCGCCGAATCTGCGCCCAACCCTGCTCGAACCGATCGTCCGAGCAAACATTCGTGTACCCGAGGACTACATGGGTGACATCATCGGTGACCTGAACGCAAAACGAGGCCGAGTGCTGGGGATGGACTCGGAGGGACACATCCGGATCGTCACCGCCGAAGTTCCCCTCGCCGAAATGCAGCGGTACGCAATCGACCTCCGCTCCATGACGGGCGGGCGCGGTAGTTTTGAAATGACGTTCGACCACTACGAGGAGGTCCCGAGGCAAGAAGCACAGAAGATCATCGCTTCTGCCCAGACGGAAGAGGCGTAG
- a CDS encoding CDP-alcohol phosphatidyltransferase family protein: protein MIDMKARRRVTLLLAPIARGLVRIGVRAWQVTLVGLAITLAGAVFIGGGRFLVGAILVLVGSGVDAVDGAVARLRKSVSKRGAFLDAATDRVSETAMWTGLAIAVAPTTLWVALCVLCLGASLTTSYLRAKAETGGVDGRGGLMGRAERVILYGAGLLLGWIGPMLWAMTVLTWATVARRFWLGWKRLGA from the coding sequence ATGATCGACATGAAAGCTCGCAGGCGAGTCACGCTTCTGCTCGCACCGATCGCCAGAGGGCTGGTCAGGATCGGTGTCCGGGCATGGCAGGTGACGCTGGTGGGGTTGGCGATCACGCTGGCGGGTGCCGTGTTCATCGGTGGCGGAAGGTTCCTCGTGGGGGCCATCCTGGTGCTGGTCGGCTCCGGTGTCGACGCGGTGGATGGCGCGGTCGCCAGATTGAGGAAGTCGGTGTCGAAGCGCGGTGCGTTTCTGGATGCTGCCACGGACCGCGTCAGTGAGACGGCCATGTGGACCGGATTGGCGATCGCCGTTGCGCCGACGACGTTGTGGGTCGCGCTGTGTGTTCTTTGCCTGGGAGCATCATTGACCACGTCGTATCTGCGGGCCAAGGCGGAGACGGGGGGAGTGGACGGACGTGGAGGTCTGATGGGCCGGGCCGAGCGAGTGATCTTGTACGGTGCGGGGTTGCTGCTCGGATGGATCGGCCCCATGCTTTGGGCGATGACGGTGCTGACCTGGGCAACCGTGGCCCGACGCTTCTGGCTCGGGTGGAAGCGGCTCGGAGCGTGA